A genome region from Triticum aestivum cultivar Chinese Spring chromosome 2B, IWGSC CS RefSeq v2.1, whole genome shotgun sequence includes the following:
- the LOC123044974 gene encoding amino acid permease 6, translating to MGMEKGKADPAAFSIAEAGFGDRTDIDDDGRERRTGTLVTASAHIITAVIGSGVLSLAWAIAQLGWVIGPAVLVAFSVITWFCSSLLADCYRSPDPVHGKRNYTYGQAVRANLGVSKYRLCSLAQYVNLVGVTIGYTITTAISMGAIGRSNCFHRNGHNAACEASNTTNMIIFAAIQILLSQLPNFHKIWWLSIVAAVMSLAYSSIGLGLSIAKIAGGVHAKTTLTGVTVGVDVSGREKIWRTFQSLGDIAFAYSYSNVLIEIQDTLRSSPAENTVMKKASLIGVSTTTTFYMLCGVLGYAAFGSSAPGNFLTGFGFYEPFWLVDIGNVCIVVHLVGAYQVFCQPIYQFVEGWARSRWPDSAFLHAERVLRLPAVLGGGEVPVSPFRLVWRTAYVVLTAVVAMLFPFFNDFLGLIGAVSFWPLTVYFPVEMYMAQAKVRRFSPTWTWMNVLSVACLVVSVLAAAGSVQGLIKDVAGYKPFKVS from the exons ATGGGGATGGAGAAGGGCAAGGCTGACCCTGCCGCCTTCAGCATCGCTGAGGCCGGCTTTGGAGACCGGACGGACATCGACGACGACGGACGCGAGAGGCGTACCG GTACGCTGGTGACGGCGAGCGCGCACATCATCACGGCGGTGATCGGGTCCGGGGTGCTGTCGCTGGCGTGGGCCATCGCGCAGCTCGGGTGGGTCATCGGCCCCGCCGTGCTCGTCGCCTTCTCCGTCATCACCTGGTTCTGCTCCAGCCTACTGGCCGACTGCTACCGCTCGCCAGACCCCGTCCACGGCAAGCGCAACTACACCTACGGCCAAGCCGTCAGGGCCAACCTAG GAGTTAGCAAATACAGGCTCTGCTCTCTGGCCCAATACGTCAACTTGGTTGGCGTGACCATTGGCTACACCATCACCACGGCCATCAGCATGGG GGCGATCGGACGGTCGAATTGCTTCCACCGCAATGGCCACAATGCGGCCTGCGAGGCATCCAACACCACCAACATGATTATATTTGCTGCCATCCAAATCTTGCTCTCGCAGCTCCCCAACTTCCACAAGATCTGGTGGCTCTCCATTGTTGCCGCCGTCATGTCCCTCGCCTACTCCTCCATTGGTCTCGGCCTCTCCATAGCAAAAATCGCAG GTGGGGTGCATGCCAAGACAACGCTAACAGGGGTGACCGTTGGGGTGGATGTATCCGGGCGTGAGAAAATTTGGAGGACGTTCCAGTCTCTTGGGGACATCGCCTTTGCATACTCCTACTCCAATGTGCTCATCGAAATCCAG GACACGCTGCGGTCGAGCCCGGCGGAGAACACGGTGATGAAGAAGGCGTCCTTGATCGGCGTTTCCACGACCACCACGTTCTACATGCTGTGTGGGGTGCTGGGCTACGCGGCGTTCGGCAGCAGCGCCCCGGGCAACTTCCTCACGGGCTTCGGCTTCTACGAGCCCTTCTGGCTCGTCGACATCGGCAACGTTTGCATCGTCGTGCACCTCGTTGGCGCCTACCAGGTCTTCTGCCAGCCCATCTACCAGTTCGTCGAGGGCTGGGCGCGCTCCCGGTGGCCCGACAGCGCCTTCCTCCATGCCGAGCGCGTGTTGCGCCTTCCGGCCGTTCTCGGAGGCGGCGAGGTCCCGGTTAGCCCGTTCCGCCTGGTCTGGCGAACGGCGTACGTGGTTctcacggcggtggtggccatgctgTTCCCCTTCTTCAACGACTTCCTTGGCCTCATTGGCGCCGTCTCGTTTTGGCCGCTCACCGTCTACTTCCCCGTTGAGATGTACATGGCACAGGCCAAGGTGCGCCGGTTCTCGCCGACGTGGACGTGGATGAACGTGCTTAGCGTCGCGTGCCTTGTCGTCTCTGTCCTCGCCGCAGCTGGTTCTGTGCAGGGGCTCATCAAGGACGTCGCAGGGTACAAGCCATTCAAGGTCTCCTAA